One part of the Bacillota bacterium genome encodes these proteins:
- a CDS encoding alcohol dehydrogenase catalytic domain-containing protein: MADKTFKALVIEGPRKTRLAGVPRSSPGAGEVLIRVRACALCTWEQRAFSGAQQDYYPFLGGHEFAGVVEEVGPGVVESIKPGDHVSVARIERCGQCRNCRTGFDNLCKNMHKGRTPGEIFGPGGLGQYVIAPRYQVYPVSPNLPFEEASLSEPLSCVVRSITRSRLMFGESVLVIGAGVMGALHSKLAGMMGCRVIVSEPNPDRRKFALENLPAAAVIDPNDGDMPKTVKDMTSGYGADVVFITGGGEAAIAQGIKSLTSGGRLVLYAAFYPPVTAALDVNKVHHNEYEIIGTMSQSRDDFLRATEMLSSAAVSVRSLISGVYPLDKAQEAFEAALRPDTYRVIVSLD, encoded by the coding sequence ATGGCAGACAAGACGTTCAAGGCCCTGGTAATCGAGGGTCCGAGGAAAACTCGGCTCGCCGGCGTCCCGCGCAGCTCCCCCGGCGCGGGGGAAGTCCTCATCAGAGTGCGCGCGTGCGCCCTGTGCACGTGGGAACAGAGGGCGTTTAGCGGTGCCCAGCAGGACTACTACCCATTTTTGGGCGGGCACGAGTTTGCGGGAGTGGTCGAGGAAGTCGGTCCCGGTGTAGTTGAATCCATAAAGCCCGGAGACCACGTTTCCGTCGCGCGGATCGAGCGCTGCGGGCAATGCCGGAATTGCCGAACCGGCTTCGACAACCTCTGCAAGAACATGCACAAAGGAAGGACCCCCGGGGAGATCTTCGGACCGGGCGGCCTCGGGCAGTATGTCATAGCCCCGAGATACCAGGTCTACCCGGTGTCGCCCAACCTGCCATTCGAGGAGGCCTCGTTATCCGAGCCCCTGTCCTGCGTGGTCAGATCGATCACCCGGAGCAGGCTTATGTTCGGCGAGTCGGTGCTGGTGATAGGCGCGGGCGTCATGGGAGCCCTCCACTCAAAACTCGCAGGCATGATGGGTTGCCGTGTCATCGTGAGCGAGCCGAACCCGGATCGCAGGAAGTTCGCGCTCGAGAACCTCCCCGCGGCCGCAGTGATTGACCCGAACGACGGTGACATGCCAAAAACGGTCAAGGACATGACCTCGGGATACGGTGCGGACGTCGTGTTCATCACGGGTGGCGGAGAGGCCGCCATAGCTCAGGGCATCAAGTCATTGACGAGCGGCGGGCGCCTGGTGCTGTACGCTGCGTTCTATCCGCCTGTAACCGCGGCGCTGGACGTAAACAAGGTTCACCATAACGAGTACGAGATAATCGGGACCATGAGCCAGAGCAGGGACGACTTCCTGAGGGCGACAGAGATGCTCTCCTCGGCGGCAGTAAGCGTCCGTTCGCTCATCTCGGGCGTCTACCCCCTGGATAAGGCCCAGGAAGCGTTCGAAGCGGCCCTGAGACCCGACACTTATAGAGTCATTGTCTCGCTGGATTGA
- a CDS encoding PTS system mannose/fructose/sorbose family transporter subunit IID: protein MKGEERRLSRSDLTKSWLLWTFFSHSCYNYERLQALGFAHSMTPVIRKLYHTREEISAALKRHLVFFNTEPNVGHVIHGITGAMEEQRAGGAPISDEAINSLKMGLMGPLAGVGDSITQGTLAPILIAIGVGLAREGNLAGPLVYVLLVAAAIWGIAYTMFSQGYRLGKAAVERILESGRLQDLVNGSGIVGAMVLGGLVGRFVTLSTKLAIKIGQTNVVIQDVLNKIMPGLLPLALTLGTLWLLRKGRNPITVMVILVVTGVIGSLIKVF, encoded by the coding sequence ATGAAGGGTGAGGAAAGGCGGCTCAGCCGGAGCGATCTTACTAAGTCGTGGCTGCTCTGGACGTTCTTCTCACACTCGTGCTACAACTACGAGCGGCTGCAGGCGCTTGGATTCGCGCACTCCATGACGCCGGTTATCCGGAAGCTCTATCACACCAGGGAAGAGATATCCGCAGCGCTCAAGCGCCACCTGGTGTTCTTCAACACCGAGCCGAACGTCGGCCACGTGATCCACGGCATAACCGGCGCCATGGAGGAGCAGAGGGCAGGCGGGGCTCCCATCTCCGATGAGGCGATAAACTCCTTGAAAATGGGCCTCATGGGACCGCTGGCCGGAGTGGGCGACAGCATCACTCAGGGGACGCTCGCCCCGATCCTCATAGCGATCGGTGTGGGGCTCGCCAGGGAAGGGAATCTCGCAGGTCCGCTCGTGTACGTACTGCTCGTCGCCGCCGCGATCTGGGGTATTGCGTACACCATGTTCAGCCAGGGCTACAGGCTCGGCAAGGCGGCGGTTGAGCGAATCCTCGAAAGCGGCAGGTTACAGGACCTCGTGAACGGGTCGGGCATTGTGGGCGCCATGGTCCTCGGCGGCCTCGTCGGCAGGTTCGTTACGCTCAGCACCAAGCTGGCGATTAAGATCGGCCAGACGAATGTCGTAATACAGGACGTTCTCAACAAGATCATGCCCGGACTGCTGCCCCTCGCCCTTACGCTCGGGACTCTATGGCTCCTGCGCAAGGGACGCAACCCGATCACGGTCATGGTCATTCTCGTCGTGACAGGCGTTATCGGTAGTCTCATCAAGGTATTCTAG
- a CDS encoding PTS sugar transporter subunit IIC produces MHISAFQAGLIALFYYLAQGPWLMGLGYWTLYRPLVAGTLVGFVLGNPVQGAIIGATINLIYLGFISAGGALPGDPALAGYVGTALALASGIDVNAALALAVPIGLLGTVIWFVRMTGGAIFVHWADRYAEDGNINGVVFCNVVPPQILLFVISFFPVYFAVLYGPAAVKGFIDLLGQGVLKALMVVGGMLPALGIAMNLMGISRPGTIAYFLLGFFLVVYLKLDIVAVGAFAAVLAFLMIQATAKGGVQNEG; encoded by the coding sequence GTGCACATCAGTGCTTTTCAGGCTGGCCTGATCGCGTTGTTTTACTATCTGGCACAAGGCCCGTGGCTCATGGGCCTTGGGTACTGGACCTTGTACAGGCCTCTAGTCGCTGGCACCCTGGTGGGGTTCGTACTCGGGAATCCCGTTCAGGGTGCAATCATCGGGGCGACGATCAACCTGATCTACCTCGGCTTTATCTCGGCAGGTGGGGCTCTTCCGGGGGACCCCGCGCTGGCGGGTTACGTCGGAACCGCTCTTGCCCTTGCCTCCGGTATTGATGTCAACGCGGCCCTCGCGCTCGCCGTGCCGATCGGCCTGCTGGGAACCGTCATCTGGTTCGTGAGGATGACCGGCGGAGCCATCTTCGTACACTGGGCGGACCGGTACGCGGAAGACGGTAACATCAACGGCGTGGTGTTCTGCAACGTGGTGCCCCCACAGATACTGCTGTTCGTAATCAGCTTTTTCCCCGTATACTTCGCGGTGCTCTATGGGCCGGCTGCCGTGAAGGGGTTCATTGACCTTCTTGGCCAGGGGGTGCTGAAGGCCCTCATGGTTGTAGGCGGCATGCTTCCCGCGCTGGGCATTGCGATGAACCTCATGGGCATATCGCGGCCGGGCACTATTGCCTATTTTCTTCTGGGGTTCTTCCTGGTCGTCTACCTCAAGCTCGACATAGTCGCGGTGGGCGCCTTTGCCGCGGTGCTCGCTTTCCTGATGATCCAGGCGACGGCGAAGGGAGGCGTTCAGAATGAAGGGTGA
- a CDS encoding PTS sugar transporter subunit IIB — protein MGFGLVRIDDRLVHGQVMAVWCKTLGTNRIVIADDDVAEDSFLQKVMRLAAPPGVKVEVYSVSDSVGILSAPEAQNPRTTVLVKNPRNAAALVRAGVKIECLNVGGMGARPGRKQLFRNVSASPEEVELLKEIQASGVEVVFRIVPDERGTALSAVIK, from the coding sequence ATGGGATTCGGTTTAGTGCGCATCGACGACAGGCTGGTTCACGGTCAGGTTATGGCCGTGTGGTGCAAGACTCTCGGCACCAACCGGATCGTCATTGCGGATGACGACGTAGCAGAGGACTCATTCCTTCAGAAAGTGATGCGGCTTGCCGCTCCCCCCGGGGTCAAGGTTGAGGTCTATTCGGTGAGTGACTCCGTTGGGATCCTGTCCGCGCCTGAAGCTCAGAACCCCAGGACAACCGTTCTAGTCAAAAACCCCCGGAATGCTGCGGCGCTCGTGAGAGCGGGCGTCAAGATCGAGTGCTTGAACGTGGGCGGGATGGGCGCCCGCCCGGGGCGGAAGCAACTGTTCCGCAACGTATCGGCGTCACCGGAGGAGGTGGAACTGCTCAAAGAGATTCAGGCCTCGGGTGTGGAGGTGGTATTCAGGATCGTGCCAGACGAAAGAGGGACGGCGCTCAGCGCAGTGATCAAGTAG
- a CDS encoding sugar-binding transcriptional regulator, which produces MDDATELNLMVQAAELYYELDLTQHEIAEKLGVSRPKVSLLLTAARKQGIVRISVSHPVSRAGETGAELAARYGLSEAVVVPVTTDDRTLLTMKIGSWAARYLEDRLNSGETLGIGRGRTVYQTVTHLEPRRHMNVTVVPLCGGEGSDLSEFQVNEMCRFAAQRLGGRCFFLHAPAKVLTLEAYRALMDLPEIEEVVRHWDNLDWILIGVGSTSIPWDPLYSKDIEAAQRYSSVRPVADLCLRLLDPNGRGIEFPRSDYLVGVTPEQIRSAKRVVGVAGGTYKADAILAALRGRWLDTLIVDEPTARAILHQDC; this is translated from the coding sequence ATGGATGATGCGACAGAACTGAATCTCATGGTGCAGGCTGCGGAGCTCTACTACGAACTGGACCTTACCCAGCACGAGATAGCCGAAAAGCTCGGCGTATCGCGACCGAAGGTGTCACTACTGCTGACTGCGGCAAGAAAACAGGGTATTGTCCGGATTTCCGTTAGCCACCCCGTATCCCGGGCCGGCGAAACGGGAGCCGAACTGGCCGCAAGATACGGCCTGTCTGAAGCAGTCGTGGTCCCCGTCACGACAGATGACCGCACTCTGTTGACCATGAAAATTGGCTCGTGGGCTGCGCGCTATCTCGAAGATCGTCTGAACTCCGGCGAAACCCTTGGGATAGGCCGAGGGCGCACGGTCTACCAGACTGTGACCCATCTCGAACCGAGACGGCACATGAACGTAACAGTGGTCCCGCTCTGCGGGGGCGAGGGTAGCGACCTGAGTGAATTCCAGGTCAACGAGATGTGCCGGTTTGCCGCCCAGCGCCTCGGCGGGAGATGCTTTTTCCTGCACGCGCCCGCGAAGGTTCTGACCCTTGAAGCTTACAGGGCGTTGATGGATCTGCCCGAGATTGAGGAGGTTGTCCGGCACTGGGACAATCTCGATTGGATATTGATTGGCGTCGGGAGTACCTCGATACCATGGGATCCCTTGTATTCGAAAGATATTGAGGCGGCGCAACGCTATTCCTCTGTGAGGCCGGTAGCCGACCTGTGTCTCAGGCTCCTCGATCCGAATGGGCGCGGAATTGAGTTCCCCCGAAGCGACTATTTGGTCGGCGTGACGCCCGAACAGATCCGGTCGGCCAAACGCGTCGTCGGGGTAGCCGGCGGCACCTATAAGGCGGATGCCATACTCGCAGCGCTTCGCGGTAGGTGGCTCGATACCCTGATTGTTGACGAACCAACTGCCCGGGCCATTCTTCATCAGGACTGCTGA
- a CDS encoding TIM barrel protein → MAGGFRGLMEPGIVHSMAYPETVVGKDWFYETIQKVAADEFFSCIEVTHIDDPVMRKKVAHDLRIAGMRVGYGAQPVLLGRKLNLNSTDGEERARAIAAVKSCVDEALELGARFIGILSGPDMPGAREEALILLKQSLVEICEYAGRRGGLTVALEVFDREVDKKRLVGSTADAARLVGDLRRDYPWFGLMIDLSHIPQQRETVEECVRTAGQFTVHVHIGNCVIRDRSHPAYGDQHPRFGVEGGEIGPTEVAEFLDLLRRVGYLRNGTRRPVSFEVKPMVGEDPDLVVAGSKRVLETALAMLE, encoded by the coding sequence ATGGCGGGAGGCTTCAGGGGGCTCATGGAACCCGGGATCGTTCACAGTATGGCCTACCCCGAGACCGTAGTGGGGAAGGACTGGTTCTACGAGACGATACAGAAGGTCGCGGCGGACGAGTTTTTCTCGTGCATCGAGGTGACTCACATTGACGACCCGGTGATGAGAAAGAAGGTGGCTCATGACCTTCGGATCGCGGGGATGAGGGTTGGATACGGCGCTCAGCCTGTCCTGTTGGGACGGAAGCTGAACCTGAACTCGACTGATGGCGAAGAGCGGGCGCGCGCCATCGCCGCGGTCAAGTCGTGCGTGGACGAGGCGCTGGAGCTTGGCGCAAGGTTCATCGGTATCCTGAGCGGGCCGGACATGCCCGGCGCCCGCGAGGAGGCGCTGATCCTCCTCAAGCAATCACTGGTGGAGATATGCGAATACGCCGGACGACGTGGGGGGCTCACCGTGGCCCTGGAGGTTTTCGACAGGGAGGTGGACAAGAAGCGACTGGTCGGGTCGACTGCCGACGCGGCCCGCCTGGTGGGGGATCTCCGGCGGGACTACCCGTGGTTCGGGCTGATGATCGACCTCAGCCACATCCCCCAGCAGCGCGAGACCGTGGAGGAGTGCGTCCGGACCGCCGGACAGTTCACAGTACACGTTCACATAGGCAACTGCGTCATCAGGGACCGGTCCCACCCCGCATACGGTGACCAGCACCCCAGGTTCGGGGTCGAGGGAGGGGAGATCGGCCCCACGGAGGTTGCGGAGTTCCTGGACCTTCTCCGCCGTGTGGGGTATCTCAGGAATGGTACCAGGCGCCCCGTGTCGTTTGAGGTGAAACCGATGGTGGGCGAGGATCCGGACCTTGTGGTGGCGGGGTCCAAGCGTGTTCTCGAGACTGCCCTCGCGATGCTGGAATAA
- a CDS encoding bifunctional 4-hydroxy-2-oxoglutarate aldolase/2-dehydro-3-deoxy-phosphogluconate aldolase: MTDVLELLGESKVIAIIRGFDPEASVAVAEALAGGGVKLIEVTFNSPGAAESIQAVARMPGVVCGAGTVLVESQVATAVERGARFIVAPNAHERVVRAARMMGAACIPGAMTPTEVLMAARWGADAVKVFPASVVGPAFFREMKGPLPHIRLVATGGITADNAGEFVRAGAFAVGMGGSLVPKEAVQSKDWPRIMALAQRVVSSLKAD; the protein is encoded by the coding sequence GTGACCGATGTGCTGGAGTTGTTGGGAGAGTCGAAGGTCATCGCCATCATAAGAGGATTCGATCCCGAGGCGTCAGTGGCGGTCGCAGAGGCGCTTGCGGGTGGAGGAGTAAAGCTGATCGAGGTAACCTTCAACTCGCCCGGCGCCGCTGAGTCGATACAGGCCGTCGCGAGGATGCCTGGGGTGGTGTGCGGCGCGGGCACGGTGCTCGTCGAGTCACAGGTGGCCACGGCCGTCGAGCGAGGCGCCCGGTTCATCGTCGCGCCCAACGCCCACGAGCGGGTGGTTCGCGCCGCCAGGATGATGGGCGCTGCGTGCATCCCCGGGGCCATGACCCCGACGGAGGTCCTCATGGCTGCCAGGTGGGGTGCGGACGCGGTCAAGGTGTTTCCGGCTAGCGTCGTGGGGCCCGCGTTTTTCCGCGAGATGAAAGGCCCGCTGCCGCATATAAGGTTGGTCGCCACGGGCGGCATAACGGCGGACAACGCCGGCGAGTTCGTTCGCGCCGGTGCGTTTGCGGTCGGGATGGGCGGCTCGCTGGTTCCGAAGGAGGCTGTCCAGAGCAAGGATTGGCCCAGGATCATGGCCCTTGCTCAGAGGGTTGTATCGTCCTTGAAAGCTGATTGA
- a CDS encoding SDR family oxidoreductase, translated as MGGFAGRVVVITGASRGIGYAVARRFAEEGAAVAMLARDAARLGEVAREMCKTTGRTARGYPCDVGDPRAVQAVAAAVVSEMGIPDVLVNNAGGMTQRIPFADIDDETWEAALRVNLSGVFYCSRAFARAMISASRRGAIVNVGSSAGIAPKAGRAHYSTSKGAVHVLTKALAAEMAAYGIRANAVSPGLTLTERIAARLADPEEGERERQRVQKIPLKRMASPEEVAEAILFLASEKAAYITGAILPVDGGYTLGV; from the coding sequence ATGGGTGGATTCGCTGGGCGGGTGGTAGTGATCACGGGGGCGAGCCGCGGGATAGGTTACGCGGTCGCCCGCCGGTTCGCGGAGGAGGGCGCGGCGGTGGCGATGCTTGCCCGCGACGCGGCGAGGTTGGGCGAGGTCGCACGCGAGATGTGCAAGACGACGGGCCGTACGGCCAGGGGGTACCCGTGCGACGTCGGGGACCCCCGCGCTGTGCAGGCGGTCGCCGCGGCCGTCGTCTCGGAGATGGGGATCCCGGACGTTCTAGTGAACAATGCGGGCGGGATGACCCAGAGGATCCCGTTCGCGGATATCGACGACGAGACCTGGGAGGCCGCCTTGCGAGTCAATCTCTCGGGGGTCTTCTATTGCTCCCGGGCGTTCGCCAGGGCGATGATATCCGCCTCCAGGCGCGGCGCGATCGTCAACGTGGGTTCCTCGGCGGGGATCGCCCCCAAGGCAGGGAGGGCGCACTACTCGACCTCCAAAGGGGCCGTGCACGTCCTGACCAAGGCTCTGGCGGCGGAGATGGCTGCTTACGGCATCAGGGCGAACGCCGTGTCTCCGGGCCTGACCCTCACGGAGCGCATCGCGGCCAGGCTGGCCGACCCCGAGGAGGGTGAGAGGGAGAGGCAGAGGGTCCAGAAGATACCGCTAAAGAGGATGGCGTCCCCCGAAGAAGTCGCTGAGGCCATCCTGTTCCTGGCTTCGGAGAAGGCTGCCTACATCACCGGGGCGATCCTTCCGGTGGACGGTGGGTATACGCTTGGGGTATAG
- a CDS encoding alcohol dehydrogenase catalytic domain-containing protein, with the protein MKALVFRGVNDARVEEVAVPQAGAGEILVKVDSCSVCGTDVRTYRHGHPRIRGPRVIGHEFSGTVAGAGPGVHSFREGDRVMVVPGISCGRCYLCQKGLQNLCENRRIIGFDYDGAFAGYVRIPAEAVEMGNVRAVPERLSLREACLIEPFTAVYNGQALLGITPGVTVCIIGAGPIGVMHALQARARGAGMVVMFEQSAERRKTAAAFAVDRVVDPQVEDPVAVTKVMTGNRGFDVVIVACGVGATQAQALHIAGRGGRVSFFAGLPHGRSEALLDTNLIHYKQLALFGANGSGPNQYDETIRFLAAGIVDVSSLITAQPPLDDVLEGFSMVERAVGLKVVVHPHA; encoded by the coding sequence TTGAAGGCCCTGGTGTTCAGGGGCGTGAACGACGCCCGGGTTGAAGAGGTGGCGGTCCCGCAGGCAGGGGCCGGTGAGATACTGGTCAAGGTCGACTCGTGCTCGGTGTGTGGCACTGACGTGAGGACCTACAGGCACGGGCACCCCAGGATCAGGGGACCGCGGGTCATCGGCCACGAATTCTCGGGGACCGTGGCAGGCGCGGGCCCGGGGGTGCATTCCTTCAGGGAGGGTGATCGCGTGATGGTGGTGCCCGGCATATCGTGCGGGCGCTGCTATCTCTGCCAGAAAGGCCTGCAGAACCTGTGCGAGAACAGGCGGATCATTGGTTTCGACTACGATGGCGCTTTCGCCGGGTACGTGAGGATCCCCGCGGAAGCGGTTGAGATGGGAAACGTCCGGGCGGTTCCCGAAAGGCTGAGTCTGAGGGAGGCCTGTCTGATAGAACCGTTTACAGCGGTGTACAACGGTCAGGCGCTGCTGGGCATAACGCCCGGGGTCACGGTATGCATTATCGGCGCAGGGCCAATCGGTGTAATGCACGCCCTGCAGGCGCGGGCGCGTGGCGCAGGCATGGTGGTGATGTTCGAGCAGTCGGCGGAGAGGCGTAAGACCGCGGCGGCTTTCGCCGTCGACAGGGTGGTCGACCCCCAGGTCGAAGACCCGGTCGCGGTTACGAAGGTGATGACGGGGAACAGGGGGTTCGACGTGGTCATAGTGGCGTGCGGCGTCGGAGCGACCCAGGCTCAGGCCCTTCACATCGCGGGGAGGGGCGGGAGGGTGAGCTTCTTTGCCGGGCTGCCTCATGGGCGCTCCGAGGCGCTGCTCGACACGAACCTCATCCACTACAAGCAGCTCGCCCTGTTCGGGGCCAACGGGTCCGGCCCGAACCAGTACGACGAGACAATCAGGTTCCTCGCCGCGGGGATCGTCGACGTGTCGAGCCTCATCACCGCGCAACCCCCCCTGGACGACGTCCTGGAGGGGTTCTCCATGGTAGAAAGGGCTGTGGGCCTGAAAGTGGTGGTACACCCACACGCATGA
- a CDS encoding Ldh family oxidoreductase, giving the protein MGSEILMAPEPVLRRVCEEVLVGAGVCADDAATVADTIVEANLSGVDSHGVSVLPTYLKRLRAGATNPRPRVAIVREGASFAVYDGDNGLGAITAVRAMRRAVEEAREKGAYLCLCRNNTTFGAAFYYSMMAAGEGMIGVTMCNAPPSVAPWGGRVFLLGTNPVSIAVPAGDQPPIVLDMATSAAAKSKIYLARDRGEPIPPGWAVDSEGRSTTDPEEALKGALLPLGGHKGYGISLMVDILAGALSGAGCLDGVGSLHHRMDRGQNVGFLLAAVNPAVISGDGCFEEAVRAVAAKVRSCPPAKGTERVLLPGEIEEETKRRRLADGIPVPRQVVADLEKEAGEMGIRVTALGL; this is encoded by the coding sequence GTGGGGTCTGAAATACTGATGGCGCCCGAACCGGTGCTGAGACGCGTTTGCGAGGAAGTGCTGGTGGGCGCGGGCGTCTGTGCGGATGACGCGGCAACCGTCGCCGACACCATCGTCGAGGCGAACCTCAGTGGAGTCGACTCCCATGGCGTTTCCGTACTGCCGACCTACCTCAAGCGCCTGAGGGCCGGCGCCACCAACCCGCGGCCACGGGTGGCTATCGTGCGCGAGGGTGCGTCGTTTGCGGTGTACGATGGCGACAACGGGCTCGGCGCGATAACCGCCGTACGCGCCATGCGTCGAGCCGTGGAAGAGGCCCGTGAGAAGGGCGCCTACCTGTGCCTCTGCCGGAACAACACCACTTTCGGCGCCGCGTTCTACTATTCAATGATGGCCGCCGGGGAAGGCATGATAGGCGTGACCATGTGCAACGCCCCGCCGAGTGTGGCGCCGTGGGGAGGCAGGGTCTTCCTGCTGGGGACGAACCCCGTGTCGATCGCGGTGCCCGCCGGGGACCAGCCGCCTATCGTCCTCGACATGGCCACCAGTGCGGCGGCGAAGTCGAAGATCTACCTGGCCCGCGACAGGGGTGAGCCGATTCCCCCTGGCTGGGCCGTCGATTCCGAGGGAAGGTCCACCACCGATCCCGAGGAGGCGCTCAAAGGGGCGCTGCTCCCGCTAGGCGGCCACAAGGGGTACGGGATCTCGTTGATGGTGGACATCCTGGCGGGGGCGCTCTCCGGAGCGGGGTGCCTCGACGGCGTTGGGTCGCTGCACCACCGGATGGACAGGGGGCAGAACGTGGGGTTCCTCCTTGCGGCCGTGAACCCGGCGGTAATCTCGGGGGACGGGTGTTTCGAGGAGGCGGTCCGGGCGGTGGCTGCCAAGGTACGTTCGTGCCCCCCCGCGAAGGGGACGGAACGGGTCCTTTTGCCGGGCGAAATCGAGGAAGAGACGAAGAGGCGGCGGCTTGCCGATGGCATTCCGGTGCCCCGGCAGGTGGTAGCGGACCTCGAGAAAGAGGCGGGGGAGATGGGCATCAGGGTCACGGCCCTCGGGCTGTGA
- a CDS encoding PTS galactitol transporter subunit IIC (with GatAB forms a phosphoenolpyruvate-dependent sugar phosphotransferase transporter for galactitol; subunit IIC forms the translocation channel and contains the substrate binding site) produces MTLLDVVKYIVGLGANVFLPVIIFLLGLTVGLKPGRAARAGLTLGIAFTGINLVVGQLLVGQVAPAAQAMINRTGLHLNAMDVGWPAASAISWAWPYAAIMFPLQILLNLLLIAVGFTKSLNVDLWNVWQKVFAGAVVLGITGNLVWSFVVAIALIVIELKIGDLTARKVQELSGIPGISVPHACATWLLAAAPVAAILDRIPGLKKVKADPEAIQKKVGFLGENMIIGLLMGLIIGLLAGYKFDQILKLGITVASVMLLMPRMVTIFMEALMPVSEAAADFMKRRFPGREIYIGLDWPVLAGHPTTITSAVLLIPALIGLSITLPGNTTLPFGDLGNFGCLMAPAVALVGGDMVRALILGVVILAVSLWGASAVAPSFTALAAQVGVKFPQGVTEITWLKTSPVIWGVIELAKGNVAGILVFAGFLVLGLWVLKTQFQGGKE; encoded by the coding sequence GTGACCCTTCTGGATGTGGTGAAGTATATCGTCGGTTTGGGAGCGAACGTTTTCCTGCCCGTGATCATATTCCTGTTGGGCCTGACCGTCGGACTGAAGCCGGGACGCGCGGCCAGGGCTGGACTGACCCTGGGCATCGCCTTTACCGGTATTAACCTGGTTGTGGGGCAGCTTCTTGTGGGACAGGTCGCCCCTGCGGCGCAGGCGATGATCAACCGCACGGGCCTGCACCTCAACGCCATGGACGTGGGCTGGCCGGCGGCCTCCGCAATCAGCTGGGCGTGGCCGTACGCCGCCATCATGTTCCCGCTCCAGATCCTGCTGAACCTTCTCCTGATCGCCGTCGGATTCACCAAGAGCCTCAACGTCGACCTCTGGAATGTGTGGCAGAAGGTGTTCGCCGGCGCCGTCGTACTCGGCATAACCGGTAACCTGGTGTGGTCGTTCGTCGTTGCCATCGCACTCATCGTGATCGAACTCAAGATCGGCGATCTTACCGCCAGGAAGGTTCAGGAGCTGAGCGGTATACCCGGGATTTCGGTACCCCACGCCTGCGCCACCTGGCTGCTCGCCGCAGCCCCGGTGGCGGCCATCCTCGACAGGATACCCGGCCTCAAGAAGGTCAAGGCGGATCCGGAAGCGATCCAGAAGAAGGTAGGATTCCTCGGCGAGAACATGATCATCGGGCTCCTCATGGGGCTCATCATCGGCCTGCTTGCCGGCTACAAATTCGACCAGATCCTCAAGCTGGGTATCACTGTGGCATCGGTCATGCTGCTCATGCCGAGGATGGTCACGATCTTCATGGAGGCCCTGATGCCTGTGTCCGAAGCCGCTGCGGATTTCATGAAGCGGCGGTTCCCCGGGCGCGAGATCTACATCGGTCTCGACTGGCCGGTCCTCGCCGGTCACCCCACGACCATCACCTCGGCCGTGCTGCTGATCCCGGCGCTCATCGGGCTCTCCATAACGCTACCCGGCAATACGACGCTCCCGTTCGGAGACCTGGGCAATTTCGGCTGCCTCATGGCTCCGGCGGTCGCGCTGGTCGGTGGCGACATGGTGCGCGCGCTGATCCTGGGGGTGGTCATCCTGGCTGTCAGCCTCTGGGGTGCCAGCGCCGTGGCTCCCTCGTTCACCGCGCTCGCCGCCCAGGTCGGGGTGAAATTCCCGCAGGGCGTGACGGAGATCACCTGGCTCAAGACCAGTCCGGTCATCTGGGGAGTCATCGAACTGGCGAAGGGCAACGTCGCCGGCATTCTTGTGTTCGCTGGATTCCTCGTGCTTGGACTCTGGGTGCTGAAGACGCAGTTCCAGGGCGGCAAGGAGTGA
- a CDS encoding PTS sugar transporter subunit IIB, with protein sequence MGKRRILVPCGSGIASSTVCAQKIRRGCAERGVDVEVKQLAFRELQGEIGKADLIVSITPGLKSPAGIPVVNGVPLLTGVGEKAVLDEIAGLLRGGESQ encoded by the coding sequence GTGGGTAAGAGGCGCATTCTTGTGCCGTGTGGCTCCGGGATCGCGTCTTCGACGGTGTGCGCTCAGAAAATCCGAAGGGGTTGCGCGGAAAGGGGGGTGGATGTCGAAGTCAAGCAGCTGGCGTTCAGGGAATTGCAGGGCGAGATCGGCAAGGCGGACCTCATAGTGTCGATCACCCCGGGGCTCAAGTCGCCCGCCGGGATACCTGTAGTCAACGGCGTGCCGCTGCTGACCGGGGTGGGGGAAAAGGCGGTTCTCGACGAGATCGCAGGACTACTTCGCGGAGGTGAATCCCAGTGA